The segment ATCCAGCTGCACCCGCTGGTCTGCGCCGCGTACAACGCCGACTTCGACGGTGACCAGATGGCCGTTCACGTGCCGCTGACCCTGGAAGCCCAGCTCGAAGCGCGCGCGCTGATGATGTCGACCAACAACATCCTGTCGCCAGCCAACGGTGAGCCAATCATCGTTCCGTCGCAGGACGTTGTACTGGGTCTGTACTACATGACCCGTGAAGCCATCAACGCCAAGGGCGAAGGTCGCGTATTCGCCGACCTGCAGGAAGTCGACCGCGTATTCCGCGCCGGCGAAGCTGCCCTGCACGCGAAAATCAAGGTCCGTATCAACGAGACCGTGAACGACCGTGATGGCAGCGTCACCAAGAACACCCGCATCGTCGACACCACCGTCGGCCGTGCGCTGCTGTTCCAGGTTGTACCGGCAGGCCTGCCGTACGACGTGGTGAACCAGCCGATGAAGAAAAAGGCGATCTCCAAGCTGATCAACCAGTGCTACCGCGTGGTTGGTCTGAAAGAGACCGTTATCTTCGCTGACCAGTTGATGTACACCGGTTTCGCTTACTCCACCATCTCTGGCGTGTCCATTGGTGTGAACGACTTCGTCATCCCGGATGAGAAGGCGCGCATCATCGACAGCGCTACCGATGAAGTGAAGGAAATCGAGAGCCAGTACGCCTCCGGCCTGGTAACCCAGGGCGAGAAGTACAACAAGGTCATCGACTTGTGGTCGAAGGCGAACGACGAAGTGTCCAAGGCGATGATGGCCAACCTCTCGAAAGAGAAGGTCATCGACCGCGAAGGCAACGAAGTCGACCAAGAGTCCTTCAACTCGATGTACATGATGGCCGACTCCGGTGCCCGTGGTTCCGCGGCCCAGATCCGTCAGCTGGCCGGTATGCGTGGCCTGATGGCCAAGCCGGACGGCTCGATCATCGAGACGCCGATCACCGCGAACTTCCGTGAAGGTCTGAGCGTACTGCAGTACTTCATCTCGACCCACGGTGCTCGTAAGGGTCTGGCGGATACCGCACTGAAGACCGCGAACTCCGGTTACCTGACTCGTCGTCTGGTAGACGTGGCGCAAGACCTGGTCGTGACCGAGATCGATTGCGGCACCGACCAGGGCCTGCTGATGACTCCGCACATCGAAGGCGGCGACGTTGTCGAGCCGCTGGGTGAGCGCGTACTGGGCCGTGTCATCGCCCGTGACGTGTTCAAGCCAGGCACCGAGGACGTCATCGTTCCGGCCGGTACCCTGGTCGATGAGCAGTGGGTCGAGTTCATCGAGCTGAACAGCATCGACGAAGTGATCGTGCGTTCGCCGATCAGTTGCGAAACCCGCTTCGGCATCTGCGCCAAGTGCTACGGTCGTGACCTGGCTCGCGGTCACCAGGTCAACATCGGTGAAGCTGTCGGCGTTATCGCTGCACAGTCGATCGGTGAGCCGGGTACCCAGCTGACCATGCGTACGTTCCACATCGGTGGTGCTGCAAGCCGTACTTCGGCTGCCGACAGCGTCCAGGTGAAGAACGGCGGTATGGTGCGTCTGCACAACCTGAAGCAGGTCGAGCGTGCCGACGGCAACCTGGTTGCCGTATCGCGTTCCGGCGAGCTGGCCATTGCCGACGAGTTCGGCCGTGAGCGTGAGCGCTACAAGCTGCCTTACGGTGCGGTGATTTCGGTCAAGGAAGGTGAGAAGGTCGAAGCTGGCGCCATCGTCGCCAAGTGGGACCCGCACACCCACCCGATCGTTACCGAACTGAAAGGTACCGTGACCTTCGTGGGCATGGAAGAAAACATCACCATCAAGCGCCAGACCGACGAACTGACCGGCCTGACCAACATTGAAGTGATGGACGTCAAGGATCGCCCTGCCGCAGGCAAGGAAATCCGCCCGGCCATCAAGATGGTCGATGCTGCAGGCAAGGATCTGTACCTGCCAGGTACCGACGTACCGGCACAGTACTTCCTGCCAGCCAACGCCCTCGTCGGTGTGGCTGACGGTGCCCAGATCGGCGTCGGTGACGTTATCGCGCGTATCCCGCAAGAAACGTCGAAGACCCGTGACATCACCGGTGGTCTGCCACGCGTTGCCGACCTGTTCGAAGCGCGCCGTCCGAAAGAAGCCTCGATTCTGGCTGAAGTCAGCGGCACCATTGCCTTCGGTAAAGAAACCAAGGGCAAGCGTCGTCTGGTCATCACTCCGACCGATGGCAGCGATCCGTACGAAGAGCTGATTCCGAAGTGGCGCCACCTGAACGTCTTCGAAGGCGAACAGGTAAACCGCGGCGAAGTTATTTCCGACGGCCCGAGCGATCCGCACGACATCCTGCGTCTGCTGGGTGTGAGCGCGCTGGCGAAGTACATCGTCAACGAGATCCAGGACGTTTACCGTCTGCAGGGCGTGAAGATCAACGACAAGCACATCGAGACCATCCTGCGTCAGATGCTGCGTAAAGTTGAGATTTCCGAGTCGGGCGATTCCAGCTTCATCAAGGGCGACCAGATGGAACTGACCCAGGTACTGGTAGAGAACGAGCGTCTCGCCGGCGAGGACAAGTTCATCTCCAAGTTCACCCGCGTGCTGCTGGGTATCACCAAGGCCTCGCTGTCCACCGAATCGTTCATCTCGGCGGCTTCCTTCCAGGAAACCACCCGCGTACTGACCGAAGCGGCGGTAACCGGCAAGCGCGACTACCTGCGCGGCCTGAAAGAGAACGTGGTCGTGGGTCGTCTGATCCCGGCCGGTACCGGTCTGGCCTACCACAGCGAGCGCAAGCGTCGCCGTGATGCCGACAAACCGCTGCGTGTAAGCGCCAGTGAGGTGGAAGCCGCACTGACCGAAGCGCTGAATTCCAGCGGTAACTAAGTACAGGGCAGGGCCCCGGCAACCCTCGAACGGGCATCGGTGACATGAATTGTTGCCGATGATCGGGCGAGGAGGGCCGGGGCCTCGTCTTGACTGGGTGCAAGATCCTCTTTAGACTTTTGTACCCTTAAATTTGGTGAGGCTCCGTCTCGCCAATTTTTGGCTTTCTTGCAAGACAATAGAGTCGCAAGACAATCAGTGGAGCTAGTAGATGGCAACTATCAACCAGCTGGTACGTCAGCCGCGCAAGCGTTCGGTCGAAAAGTCCGACGTTCCTGCGCTGCAGAACTGCCCGCAACGTCGTGGCGTGTGCACCCGCGTGTACACCACTACGCCGAAAAAACCTAACTCGGCACTGCGTAAAGTTTGCCGTGTGCGTCTGACCAACGGTTTCGAGGTTTCCTCGTACATCGGCGGTGAAGGCCACAACCTGCAAGAGCACAGCGTCGTCCTGATCCGTGGCGGCCGTGTAAAAGACTTGCCAGGTGTTCGTTACCACACCGTTCGCGGCTCTCTGGATACTTCGGGCGTCAAAGGCCGTAACCAGGGCCGTTCGAAGTACGGTACCAAGCGTCCGAAGTAATCGGTCGTTTGCAGACATCCATTTTTTTGAGTCGATAAGAGTAAGGTCGGGCAGGGGTCGAAGACCCGCGTCCCGGGCTAACCTGAAGACCGTTTGAGGGCTTATCATGCCAAGACGTCGTGTAGCAGCAAAACGTGAGATCCTTGACGATCCGAAGTACGGATCCCAGATCCTCGCCAAGTTCATGAACCACGTGATGGAAAGCGGCAAGAAGGCCGTAGCCGAGCGCATCGTTTACGGTGCCCTGGATACCGTCAAAGCACGCAAGAACAGCGACCCCCTGGAAATCTTCGAGAAAGCTCTCGACGCCATCGCTCCGCTGGTCGAAGTAAAGTCCCGCCGTGTCGGCGGTGCCACTTACCAGGTTCCGGTTGAAGTTCGTCCATCCCGTCGTAACGCTCTGGCAATGCGCTGGCTCGTAGACTACGCCCGCAAGCGCGGCGAGAAGTCGATGGCCCTGCGTCTGGCCGGCGAACTGCTGGATGCTGCCGAAGGCAAAGGTGCTGCAGTCAAGAAGCGTGAAGACGTTCACCGTATGGCTGAAGCCAACAAAGCGTTCTCGCACTACCGCTTCTAATTCAAGCATCAATCATTTTGCGAGGGCTTTATGGCTCGTACTACAGCAATTAACCGCTACCGTAACATTGGTATCTGCGCCCACGTTGACGCGGGCAAGACCACCACTACCGAGCGGATCCTGTTCTACACAGGTCTGAGCCACAAGATGGGCGAGGTGCACGACGGCGCCGCGACCACCGACTGGATGGTGCAGGAGCAGGAGCGCGGTATCACCATTACCTCCGCTGCCGTTACCACCTTCTGGAAAGGTTCCCGTGGTCAGTACGACAACTACCGCGTAAACGTCATCGATACCCCCGGCCACGTTGACTTCACCATTGAAGTAGAGCGTTCGCTGCGTGTACTCGACGGCGCGGTCGTTGTGTTCTGCGGTACTTCCGGCGTTGAGCCACAGTCCGAAACCGTATGGCGTCAGGCCAACAAGTACGGCGTTCCACGTGTTGTCTACGTGAACAAGATGGACCGTGCTGGTGCCAACTTCCTGCGCGTTATCGGTCAGATCAAGAATCGTCTGGGTCACACCCCGGTTCCGGTCCAGCTGGCTATCGGTGCGGAAGACGACTTCCAGGGTCAGGTTGACCTGATCAAGATGAAAGCCATCTACTGGAACGACGACGACAAGGGTACTACCTACCGCGAGGAAGAGATTCCTGCTGAGCTGGTGGACCTGGCCAACGAATGGCGCAGCAACATGGTCGAGGCTGCTGCCGAGGCCAACGAAGAGCTGATGAACAAGTACCTTGAAGAAGGTGACCTGTCCATCGAAGACATCAAGGCTGGTCTGCGCGCCCGTACCCTGGCGAGCGAGATCGTTCCTGCTGTCTGCGGTTCCTCGTTCAAGAACAAGGGCGTTCCCCTGGTTCTCGACGCCGTTATCGATTTCCTGCCTGCGCCAACCGAGATCCCTGCGATCAAGGGTATCCACCCTGATCTGATCGACGTGCCGAAGGACGAAGTCACTCCAGAGCAGTACGACGAGCGTCCTGCTGACGACAACGAGCCGTTCTCGGCCCTGGCGTTCAAGATTGCCACCGACCCGTTCGTTGGTACTCTGACCTTCGTTCGCGTTTACTCGGGCTTCCTGACCTCCGGTGACTCCGTCATCAACTCGGTCAAGGGTAAGAAAGAGCGCGTTGGTCGTATGGTTCAGATGCACGCCAACCAGCGTGAAGAGATCAAAGAAGTACGCGCTGGCGACATCGCTGCTCTGATCGGCATGAAGGACGTCACCACCGGTGACACCCTGTGCAACGCCGACAAGCCGATCATCCTCGAGCGTATGGACTTCCCTGAGCCGGTAATTTCGCTCTCCGTAGAGCCGAAAACCAAGGCTGACCAGGAGAAGATGGGTATCGCACTGGGCAAGCTGGCCCAGGAAGACCCGTCGTTCCGCGTCAAGACCGACGAAGAAACCGGCCAGACCATCATCTCCGGTATGGGTGAGCTGCACCTGGACATCCTCGTTGACCGCATGAAGCGCGAGTTCAACGTCGAGTGCAACGTCGGCAAGCCGCAGGTTTCGTACCGCGAGAAGATCACCAAGTCCAACGTCGAAATCGAAGGTAAGTTCGTTCGTCAGTCGGGTGGTCGTGGTCAGTTCGGTCACTGCTGGATCCGTTTCTCGGAGCCAGAGCAGGACGAGAAGGGCAACATCACCGAAGGTCTGGTGTTCTCCAACGAAGTCGTTGGTGGCGTGATTCCTAAGGAATTCATCGCCCCGATCCAGAAGGGTATCGAAGAGCAGATGAAGAACGGCGTTGTCGCCGGTTATCCTCTGATCGGCCTGAAGGCCACGGTATTCGACGGTTCGTACCACGATGTCGACTCCAACGAAATGGCGTTCAAAATCGCTGCTTCGATGGCAACCAAGCAACTGGCCCAGAAGGGCGGTGGCGTGGTGCTTGAGCCGATCATGAAGGTCGAAGTTGTAACCCCGGAAGACTACCTGGGTGACGTGATGGGTGACCTGAGCCGTCGTCGTGGGATGATCCAGGGTAATGAAGACTCGGTGTCCGGCAAGGTAATCACTGCTGAGGTACCGCTGGGAGAGATGTTCGGTTACGCGACCGACGTTCGTTCCATGTCTCAGGGTCGCGCAAGCTACTCCATGGAATTCTCGAAATACGCTGAAGCTCCGTCGAACATCGTCGAAGCTCTCATTAAAAAACAAGGCTGATTCAGCCCCTTTAGGCTAGGAGTTCACTGTCGTGGCTAAAGAAAAATTTGACCGTTCCCTTCCCCACGTTAACGTCGGCACCATCGGCCACGTTGACCACGGTAAGACCACTCTGACTGCAGCTCTGACCCGCGTCTGCTCCGAAGTTTTCGGTTCGGCCGTTGTTGAGTTCGACAAGATCGACTCGGCTCCAGAAGAGAAAGCGCGCGGTATCACCATCAACACCGCTCACGTCGAGTACAACTCGAACATTCGTCACTACGCTCACGTTGACTGCCCAGGTCACGCTGACTACGTGAAGAACATGATCACCGGTGCTGCCCAGATGGACGGCGCGATCCTGGTTTGCTCGGCCGCCGATGGTCCGATGCCACAAACCCGTGAGCACATCCTGCTGTCCCGTCAGGTTGGCGTTCCGTACATCGTGGTCTTCCTGAACAAGGCTGACCTGGTAGACGACGCTGAGCTGCTGGAACTGGTCGAGATGGAAGTTCGCGACCTGCTGTCCACCTACGACTTCCCAGGCGACGACACCCCGATCATCATCGGTTCGGCTCGTATGGCTCTGGAAGGCAAAGACGACAACGAAATGGGCACTACCGCTGTCAAGAAGCTGGTAGAAACTCTGGATGCCTACATCCCTGAGCCAGTTCGTGCCATCGACCAGCCGTTCCTGATGCCGATCGAAGACGTATTCTCGATCTCGGGTCGTGGTACCGTTGTTACCGGCCGTATCGAGCGTGGTATCGTCCGCGTTCAAGATCCGCTGGAAATCGTTGGTCTGCGTGACACCACCACCACCACCTGCACCGGCGTTGAGATGTTCCGCAAGCTGCTGGACGAAGGTCGTGCTGGCGAGAACTGCGGCGTCCTGCTGCGTGGTACCAAGCGTGACGACGTTGAGCGTGGCCAGGTTCTGGTCAAGCCAGGTTCGGTCAAGCCGCACACCAAGTTCACCGCAGAAGTCTACGTCCTGTCGAAGGAAGAAGGCGGCCGTCACACTCCGTTCTTCAAAGGCTACCGTCCTCAGTTCTACTTCCGTACCACTGACGTGACCGGTAACTGCGAACTGCCGGAAGGCGTTGAAATGGTAATGCCAGGTGACAACATCCAGATGACTGTCACTCTGATCAAGACCATCGCGATGGAAGACGGTCTGCGCTTCGCCATCCGTGAAGGCGGTCGTACCGTCGGCGCCGGCGTCGTAGCCAAAATCATCGAGTAATCACTCGACCGATTGAAAAAACCCCCGCTCAGCGGGGGTTTTTTTTATTGGGTTGACACTAAATTGGGGCGTCTATAGAATCACGCCTCCTTTTAGCGGGCGTAGTGCGTCCGTTGGGAACAGCCTGGAGTCTGAAATCCAATGCAAAATCAGCAAATCCGTATCAGGTTGAAGGCTTTCGACCATCGCCTGATCGACCAATCCACCCAGGAAATCGTGGAAACCGCGAAACGTACTGGTGCACAAGTGCGTGGTCCAATTCCACTGCCTACCCGCAAAGAGCGTTTCACCGTTCTGGTCTCCCCGCACGTCAACAAAGACGCGCGTGACCAGTACGAGATTCGCACTCATAAGCGTGTTCTGGACATCGTCCAGCCAACGGATAAAACCGTTGACGCGCTGATGAAGCTCGATCTGGCGGCCGGTGTGGAAGTGCAGATCAGCCTCGGCTAAGACTTCGGTCTGGTCGTGTAACGCTCTGAAATGGGCGGCCATAGCGGGTGAAAGCCCCGTACACTCATGAGGTTTACAACATGACTATTGGTGTAGTCGGTCGAAAAGCGGGTATGACCCGTATTTTCACCGAAGAAGGTGTCTCCATTCCGGTCACGGTCATCGAGATCGAGCCGAATCGCGTCACCCAGTTCAAAACCGAAGAAACTGATGGCTACCGTGCAGTGCAAGTCACTGTCGGCGAGCGTCGTGCTTCGCGCGTGACCGCCGCTCAGGCAGGCCACTTTGCCAAGGCCAACGTTGCCGCTGGTCGCGGTGTCTGGGAGTTCCGTCTTGAAGAAGGCGATTTCCAGGCTGGCGATCTGATCAAAGCTGAACTCTTCACTGCAGGCCAGCTGGTAGACGTAACCGGTCAGTCCAAAGGTAAAGGCTTCGCCGGTACCATCAAGCGTTGGAACTTCCGTGGTCAAGATAACACCCACGGTAACTCCGTATCGCACCGTGTCCCTGGCTCCATCGGCCAGTGCCAGACTCCTGGTCGTGTATTCAAGGGCAAGAAAATGTCCGGTCACATGGGCGCTGAGCGCGTGACTGTGCAGTCCCTGGAAGTAGTACGCGTAGACGCTGAACGCAACCTGCTGCTGATCAAGGGTGCCGTTCCAGGCGCTACTGGCGGCGACGTGGTTGTGCGTCCAGCTGTCAAGGCTCGCGGGTAAGGGGAAACTGACATGCAACTTAATGTAAATGACGCTCAGGCGATCGAAGTTTCCGAACTGACTTTCGGTGGCGAATTCAACGAGACGCTGGTTCACCAAGCAGTCGTGGCCTACATGGCTGGCGGCCGTCAGGGTACCAAGCAGCAGAAGACCCGTTCTGACGTGGCCGGTGGCGGTAAGCGCCCATGGCGTCAGAAAGGTACTGGCCGTGCTCGTGCCGGTACTACCCGTGGTCCGATCTGGCGTGGCGGTGGTGTAACCTTCGCAGCTCGTCCTCAGGATCACTCGCAAAAGCTCAACAAGAAGATGTACCGCGCTGCCCTGCGCTCCATCCTCGCCGAGCTGGTGCGTAGCGACCGTCTGGTCGTGGTTCAGGACTTCGCTGTTGAAGCCCCGAAAACCAAGGACCTGCTGAACAAGCTGAACGGCATGGGTCTGAGCGATGTTCTCATCGTTTCGGATGCTGTTGATCAGAACCTGTACCTGGCTGCTCGCAACCTGCCGCACGTCGATGTACGTGACGTTCAAGGTTCCGACCCGGTCAGTCTGATCGCATACGAGAAGGTGTTGATCACCGTCTCGGCCGTGAAGAAATTCGAGGAGCTGCTGGGATGAACCAGGAACGCGTATTCAAAGTCCTCCTTGGCCCGCACGTTTCCGAGAAGGCTACCGTTCTGGCTGAGAAAAAAGGCCAGTTCGTATTCAAGGTTGCTACCGATGCAACCAAGCTGGAAATCAAGAAAGCTGTCGAAGGCCTGTTCAACGTAAAAGTTGAAAACGTGTCGACTGTTAACGTTCTGGGTAAAACCAAGCGTACCGCACGTGGTCTGGGCAAGCGTAATGACTGGAAGAAGGCGATCGTCTCCCTTCAGCCAGGCCAAGATCTCGATTTCAGCAGCAGTGCTGAGTAAGGAAGGGGTGCATCATGGCAATCGTTAAATGCAAACCGACTTCCCCTGGCCGCCGTTTTGTGGTCAAGGTGGTCAACAAGGAGCTGCACAAAGGCGCTCCTCACGCACCGCTGCTCGAGAAAAAATCGAAGTCTGGTGGTCGTAACAACAATGGCCGCATCACCACTCGTCACGTTGGTGGTGGTCATAAGCAGCATTACCGTCTGGTTGACTTCCGTCGCAACGACAAAGATGGCATCCCTGCCACTGTCGAGCGTATCGAATACGACCCGAACCGTACTGCTCACATCGCCCTGCTGTGCTACGCAGACGGTGAGCGTCGCTACATCATCGCCCCTAAAGGCGTGAGTGCTGGCGACCAGCTGATCGCAGGTGCCCTGGCCCCAATCAAGGCCGGTAACTCCCTGCAGCTGCGCAACATCCCAGTAGGTAGCACCGTTCACGGCATCGAACTGAAGCCGGGTAAAGGTGCTCAGATCGCTCGTTCCGCTGGTGCTTCCGCTCAGCTGATCGCGCGTGAAGGCGTCTACGTGACTCTGCGTCTTCGCTCTGGCGAAATGCGTAAAGTGCTGGCTGAGTGCCGTGCGACCCTGGGCGAAGTCTCGAACTCCGAGCACAGCCTGCGTTCGCTGGGTAAAGCAGGTGCCAAACGCTGGCGCGGCGTTCGCCCAACCGTTCGTGGTGTTGCCATGAACCCGGTTGACCACCCGCATGGTGGTGGTGAAGGTCGTACCTCCGGTGGTCGTCATCCGGTATCGCCATGGGGCTTCCCAACCAAGGGTGCTAAAACCCGCGGTAATAAGCGTACCGACAACATGATCGTCCGTCGTCGCAAGTAACTAGAGGGATACGACAGTGCCACGTTCTCTGAAAAAAGGTCCTTTTATCGATCTTCACCTGTTGAAGAAGGTCGAAGTGGCGGTGGAGAAGAACGATCGCAAGCCAGTTAAAACCTGGTCGCGCCGTTCGATGATCCTGCCACAAATGGTCGGTCTGACCATCGCGGTACACAACGGTCGCCAACACGTCCCAGTTCTCGTGAACGAAGACATGGTCGGCCACAAACTGGGCGAGTTCGCCGGTACCCGCACCTACCGCGGGCACGTGGCTGACAAGAAAGCCAAGCGTTAAGGGGTAAGGAAATGGAAGTAGCCGCTAAGTTGTCGGGCGCTCGCATCTCCGCCCAGAAAGCCCGCTTGGTCGCCGACCAGATCCGCGGGAAGAAGGTGGGCGAAGCGCTCAACCTGTTGGCCTTCAGCAGCAAAAAAGCCGCTGAAATCATGAAGAAAGTCCTCGAGTCGGCCGTTGCCAACGCCGAACACAACGAAGGCGCTGACGTTGATGACCTGAAGGTCTCCACCGTCTTCGTCAACGAAGGGCGTTCGCTGAAGCGCATCATGCCACGTGCCAAAGGCCGTGCTGATCGCATCGTCAAGCGGTCTTGCCATATCACTGTCAAGGTTGCGGACAAGTAACGGAGTCGATCAGATGGGTCAGAAAGTACATCCCACTGGCATTCGCCTGGGAATCGTCAAGGAGCACACCTCCGTCTGGTATGCAGACGGCGCTACTTACGCAGATTACCTGTTGAAGGATCTGAAAACGCGTGAGTACCTCCAAGACAAACTAAAAAGCGCGTCCGTAAGCCGTATCGATATTCATCGTCCGGCTCAAACTGCACGCATCACCATCCACACTGCTCGTCCCGGTATCGTTATCGGCAAGAAAGGTGAAGATGTTGAGAAACTGCGTCAGGACCTGACCAAGCAGATGGGTGTGCCTGTGCACATCAACATCGAAGAGATCCGCAAGCCGGAACTCGACGCCATGCTGGTTGCTCAGAGCGTTGCCCAGCAGCTGGAGCGCCGCGTTATGTTCCGTCGCGCCATGAAGCGCGCCGTGCAGAACGCCATGCGTATTGGTGCCAAAGGCATCAAGATCCAGGTGAGCGGTCGTCTCGGCGGTGCCGAGATCGCACGTACCGAGTGGTATCGCGAAGGTCGTGTGCCTCTGCACACCCTGCGTGCCGATATCGACTACAACACCTACGAAGCTCACACCACCTACGGTGTGATCGGTGTGAAGGTTTGGATCTTCAAAGGCGAAGTAATTGGTGGTCGCCAAGAAGAGCTGAAGCCTCAAGCACCAGCGCCTCGTAAAAAAGCTGCTAAGTAAGGGGTACGCCAAATGTTGCAACCAAAGCGTACAAAATTCCGCAAGCAGATGACCGGCCACAACCGTGGTCTGGCACTGCGCGGTAGCAAGGTCAGCTTCGGCGAGTTCGCTCTGAAAGCTGTCGCTCGCGGTCGTCTCACCGCCCGCCAGATCGAGTCGGCACGTCGTGCCCTGACCCGTCACGTAAAACGTGGCGGCAAGATCTGGATCCGTGTCTTCCCGGACAAGCCGGTTACCAAGAAGCCTCTCGAGGTTCGTATGGGTAAAGGTAAAGGTTCCGTGGAATACTGGGTTGCCCAGATCCAGCCAGGCAAAGTCCTGTACGAGATCGAGGGTGTTTCTGAAGAGCTGGCGCGCGAAGCTTTCGCCCTGGCTGCTGCAAAGCTGCCTCTCGCCACCTCCTTTGTTAAGCGGACGGTGATGTGATGAAAGCGAATGAACTTCGTGAAAAATCGGCACAGCAACTGAATGAGCAACTGCTCGGCTTGCTGCGCGACCAGTTCAATCTGCGTATGCAGAAAGCAACTGGCCAGTTGGGGCAGTCGCACCTGCTCTCGCAAGTTAAGCGTGACATCGCTCGCGTGAAAACTGTGCTCAACCAGCAGGCAGGTAAGTGATCATGGCTGAAGCTGAAAAAACCGTCCGTACGCTGACTGGCCGTGTCGTCAGCGACAAAATGGACAAGACCATCACCGTTCTGATCGAGCGTCGCGTAAAGCACCCGATCTACGGTAAATACGTTAAGCGTTCGACTAAGCTGCACGCGCACGACGAATCCAACCAGTGCAAGATCGGCGACAAGGTTTCCATCCGCGAAACCCGTCCGCTGGCCAAGACCAAGTCCTGGGCACTGGTTGAAGTCCTCGAACGCGCTGTTGAAGTCTAAGGGCTAAGGGTCGGAGAAATTTTATGATTCAGACTCAATCCATGCTCGATGTGGCCGATAACAGCGGCGCTCGTCGCGTCATGTGCATCAAGGTGCTCGGCGGTTCCCACCGCCGTTACGCCGGTATCGGTGACATCATCAAAGTAACCGTCAAGGAAGCAATTCCGCGCGGTAAGGTCAAAAAAGGCCAGGTGATGACCGCTGTTGTCGTCCGTACCCGTCACGGTGTACGTCGCGCTGACGGTTCCATCATTCGTTTCGACGGCAACGCTGCTGTTCTGCTGAACACCAAGCAAGAGCCGATCGGTACTCGCATCTTCGGGCCAGTGACCCGTGAGCTTCGCACTGAGAAGTTCATGAAGATCGTCTCGCTCGCCCCTGAAGTGCTCTAAGGAGATCCGACATGCAAAAGATTCGTCGTGACGACGAGATCATCGTGATCGCCGGCAAAGACAAGGGTAAGCGCGGTAAGGTGCTGAAGGTTCTGGCTGATGACCGTCTGGTTATCGGTGGCGTGAACCTGGTCAAGCGTCATACCAAGCCTAACCCGATGGCGGGCGTTCAGGGCGGTATCGTCGAGAAAGAAGCGCCTCTGCACGCTTCCAACGTTGCCATCTTCAACGGCGAAACCAACAAGGCTGACCGCGTTGGTTTCAAAGTAGAAGACGGTAAAAAAATTCGTGTCTTCAAGTCGACCCAAAAAGCGGTTGATGCTTGAACACTGCTAGGTAGAAGACCATGGCACGACTGAAAGAGATTTACCGGAACGAAATCGCTCCTAAGCTTAAGGAAGAACTTAAGCTGTCGAACGTGATGGAAGTTCCGCGCGTTACCAAGATCACCCTGAACATGGGTCTGGGCGAAGCGATCGGCGACAAGAAAGTCATCGAGCACGCTGTTGCCGACCTGGAAAAGATCACCGGTCAAAAGCCGGTCGTGACTTTCGCTCGCAAGTCCATCGCAGGCTTCAAAGTCCGCGAAGGCTGGCCGATCGGTGTCAAGGTGACCCTGCGTCGCGAAAAAATGTACGAGTTCCTGGACCGCCTGCTGGCGATCTCCCTGCCACGGGTTCGCGACTTCCGCGGCCTGAATGCCAAGTCCTTCGACGGTCGTGGCAACTACAGCATGGGCGTGAAAGAGCAGATCATCTTCCCGGAAATCGACTACGACAAGATCGATGCTCTGCGCGGTTTGGACATCACCCTGACCACCACTGCTCGTTCGGACGACGAAGGCCGCGCTCTGCTGCGTGCT is part of the Pseudomonas fakonensis genome and harbors:
- the fusA gene encoding elongation factor G; the protein is MARTTAINRYRNIGICAHVDAGKTTTTERILFYTGLSHKMGEVHDGAATTDWMVQEQERGITITSAAVTTFWKGSRGQYDNYRVNVIDTPGHVDFTIEVERSLRVLDGAVVVFCGTSGVEPQSETVWRQANKYGVPRVVYVNKMDRAGANFLRVIGQIKNRLGHTPVPVQLAIGAEDDFQGQVDLIKMKAIYWNDDDKGTTYREEEIPAELVDLANEWRSNMVEAAAEANEELMNKYLEEGDLSIEDIKAGLRARTLASEIVPAVCGSSFKNKGVPLVLDAVIDFLPAPTEIPAIKGIHPDLIDVPKDEVTPEQYDERPADDNEPFSALAFKIATDPFVGTLTFVRVYSGFLTSGDSVINSVKGKKERVGRMVQMHANQREEIKEVRAGDIAALIGMKDVTTGDTLCNADKPIILERMDFPEPVISLSVEPKTKADQEKMGIALGKLAQEDPSFRVKTDEETGQTIISGMGELHLDILVDRMKREFNVECNVGKPQVSYREKITKSNVEIEGKFVRQSGGRGQFGHCWIRFSEPEQDEKGNITEGLVFSNEVVGGVIPKEFIAPIQKGIEEQMKNGVVAGYPLIGLKATVFDGSYHDVDSNEMAFKIAASMATKQLAQKGGGVVLEPIMKVEVVTPEDYLGDVMGDLSRRRGMIQGNEDSVSGKVITAEVPLGEMFGYATDVRSMSQGRASYSMEFSKYAEAPSNIVEALIKKQG
- the tuf gene encoding elongation factor Tu; the encoded protein is MAKEKFDRSLPHVNVGTIGHVDHGKTTLTAALTRVCSEVFGSAVVEFDKIDSAPEEKARGITINTAHVEYNSNIRHYAHVDCPGHADYVKNMITGAAQMDGAILVCSAADGPMPQTREHILLSRQVGVPYIVVFLNKADLVDDAELLELVEMEVRDLLSTYDFPGDDTPIIIGSARMALEGKDDNEMGTTAVKKLVETLDAYIPEPVRAIDQPFLMPIEDVFSISGRGTVVTGRIERGIVRVQDPLEIVGLRDTTTTTCTGVEMFRKLLDEGRAGENCGVLLRGTKRDDVERGQVLVKPGSVKPHTKFTAEVYVLSKEEGGRHTPFFKGYRPQFYFRTTDVTGNCELPEGVEMVMPGDNIQMTVTLIKTIAMEDGLRFAIREGGRTVGAGVVAKIIE
- the rpsJ gene encoding 30S ribosomal protein S10, which codes for MQNQQIRIRLKAFDHRLIDQSTQEIVETAKRTGAQVRGPIPLPTRKERFTVLVSPHVNKDARDQYEIRTHKRVLDIVQPTDKTVDALMKLDLAAGVEVQISLG
- the rplC gene encoding 50S ribosomal protein L3 is translated as MTIGVVGRKAGMTRIFTEEGVSIPVTVIEIEPNRVTQFKTEETDGYRAVQVTVGERRASRVTAAQAGHFAKANVAAGRGVWEFRLEEGDFQAGDLIKAELFTAGQLVDVTGQSKGKGFAGTIKRWNFRGQDNTHGNSVSHRVPGSIGQCQTPGRVFKGKKMSGHMGAERVTVQSLEVVRVDAERNLLLIKGAVPGATGGDVVVRPAVKARG
- the rplD gene encoding 50S ribosomal protein L4, whose protein sequence is MQLNVNDAQAIEVSELTFGGEFNETLVHQAVVAYMAGGRQGTKQQKTRSDVAGGGKRPWRQKGTGRARAGTTRGPIWRGGGVTFAARPQDHSQKLNKKMYRAALRSILAELVRSDRLVVVQDFAVEAPKTKDLLNKLNGMGLSDVLIVSDAVDQNLYLAARNLPHVDVRDVQGSDPVSLIAYEKVLITVSAVKKFEELLG
- the rplW gene encoding 50S ribosomal protein L23, with protein sequence MNQERVFKVLLGPHVSEKATVLAEKKGQFVFKVATDATKLEIKKAVEGLFNVKVENVSTVNVLGKTKRTARGLGKRNDWKKAIVSLQPGQDLDFSSSAE